Sequence from the bacterium genome:
TTCTCAAGGGGATGGAAGTCACCTGGGGCGGCTCCGCGGGCGCCTTCCGTCCCTCGGACAAGCCGGGCAGCGAGTTCGAGTTGAAAGCCGACCTGGTCCTTCTGGCGATGGGCTTTGTCCACCCGGTGCACTCCGGCATGATCGAGGAACTGGGCCTGGAGTTGGACAAGCGCGGTAACGTGGCGACGGATGAGAACCTAATGTCCAGCCGCGCGGGTGTGTTCGGCGCGGGCGACATGGTGATGGGCGCCTCGCTGGTGGTCCGGGCGATCTACCAGGGCCGCAAGGCCGCCCAGGGGATCGACCGCTGGCTGATGGGTTCCACCTCGCTGCCTTGAACGCGCATCTGACAGCACTTGGCGCGATTTGTATTGACAATGTTGTAGAATATGTTAGATTATTCAAGTCTGAGTTTGACGTAGACGCGGGGTCGTAGTTCAGTTGGTTAGAACGCCGGCCTGTCAAGCCGGAGGTCGCGAGTTCAAGTCTCGTCGGCCCCGCCATAATTGACGAGAAAGCCCTTCGGACAGTATGTCGAAGGGCTTTTTGTATGTAAATGAAAGACTTTCACTCCCCCCGTACCTCTTCGAAGGATGAAACATAAAGGGCTTGCTCTTTTCAGCAGATCCTTTATCATCCAAGTACATCGCGTTTTGAAAGTGATGATTGTGTGGATGGCCTCAAGCTGACAATTACACGCTTTCGGACTGGGATTCCAGACGCTCTGTCTGAGCTGGTGCTACATGTTTCAGGCGGACTTGTCGAGCAAGGTGGCCCGCTATGAGGATGGAGTCAGGACAGCGTTTCGCCGGCACGCTGACCATGCAGCCACTGGACCTGCGACTGCGCCAGGATGTCAGACAGTCACTGCTCGATACGATTGCCGCGAGCGCGGTGTTTCCATGCCGGACAACTCCGCTGGACATCTTCAGATACGCGGTGTCTGAGGCAATAGGACTGCATGCGGAGCGGCTATCGCAACTCGTAGAAGACTGCGAAGATATCGCCTCACAAAGTCCCGATGCACCGAGGCCGGAAGACTACTATTGGGCCATTCGGTTCGCGGTGTCACGCGCTGTTTCGGCGATCCAGGGTTCACTCGCTGAGATGCTGGCGCTGGGACCGGTGGCGCAGCTTGTCGCCGAACTCAGGACAGCGCGGGCAATTCCGAAAGCAACACGAATCTGGGTCGGGAATTCTATCGTGGCCCCGTCATTCAACGGCAAAACCGTGGCGAGCGCGGCGGATGTACATTTTCTGGTCACCTCGCCCACGCGGAAGCGAGCCGTGCTTGTGGGAGTGGCCGAGGTTAAATCGTACCGCTGTTCACAGAACAAAGCGACCTGCCAGCTCGACAAGCATCTCGCCAGAGCCGCGCGAGGCTTGGTGACACATCTGCCAGGGCGCCGGAACGTCCATTACGCGGTGCGGCCGGCGAAGACACCGCTCAAGATATTCATCATCCCCGCACAGTGGCGCTTGTCTCGACATTTCAGGTTTGAGTCGAACGGAAGCCGCCGCAGTCTTGTCGTGCAGCCTCCTGAACCCGCGGCCGCAGTGAAGGCTCTCGCACATCTACCCGGCGAGTGGAAAATCACGCTGAGATGGTCCAACGAAGCGCTCGCAGCGGCCGCATTCGAAATCTTCCTCTGGTGCCTGGGACGAATTGGCGAAAAAGTCTACGCTCTGCGTCCCTCGCCATGGGCCGGGATGACTCCTGCCGCAGCGGGTCAGAACGCCGCGAAGATGGCACTCTACTACGCGCTCCTGAACATCGAAGAACCCGAGACGCTTGGCCAGGCGATCAAACTCTACAATATCCTTGGGTTTGGCTTCGCGCTGGGCTCCAGTTTCCGCGGAAGAGATGGTCGGCCGGCCATGCTCTGGCCCCAGGACCTGGATGAGATACTTGAGAACGGCAGAACGCGCGAGGGCGGATACCTCAAGGGAATGCCGCCTGACAGCCGAATTTGAGACATTACAGGCAGGCGAACGGCAGGGCGGTGACACCGGAACCAAGCGGGAGAGTAATATCTCCGGGGTGAACCACGTAGCCCGGCGCTGCTTTTTCGCCGAGGTCCTGTTGAAAAGCCCTGATTGAGGCAGCCATTGCGGGACGGGGGGTGGCGGAGAGTTTTATTTCGATGGGTACAAGCCTGCCTGAACTTTCCACGATGATGTCCACTTCTGTTCCGGTAGAAGTCCTCCAGAAATATACCTGTGGCTCGATGCCGCGATGGATGAGAGTCTTGAAGACCTCCATAAGCACGGCGGTTTCCATGATCGATCCGCCCATCGGCCCGGAAGAGGCATGCTCAGGGTCTTTCAGGCCGCAGAGGTAGCAGAGTGTACCCAGGTCCGTAAAATACACCTTGGGTGTTTTTACCAGCCTTTTCCCGACATTTACGTAATAAGGCCACAGAACAATAACCTGATAAGTGGCCTCCAGCACCGAGAGCCAGGCTTTGACCGTGTTGATCGAGAGGCCGAGATCACGCGCAAGATCGGTCAGGCTTAGAAGCTGGGCGTTGCGGGCCGCCAATGCCCGAAGAAAATGCTGAAATTGCGAAAGGTCGCCTACCTGGCGCAGGGAGCGCACATCCCGTTCCAGGTAAGTCTGAACGTACGATGCATGCCAGAGGCTGATGTCCCGCTCGGGATGAGCTGACAGCTCAGGGTAGCCACCCCGCAGAAAACTTTCCCAGAGAATCTTTGGAGAGGTCTGGCTTGCCGACGCTGAATCCAGACCGGTCTCCCAGGGCAGGGACGCCAGGGGCCTGCTTTCAGCTTCGCTTCTCGAAAGCGGAAGAAGGCGGAGTATAGCGGCCCGTCCGGCAAGTGACTCGGTTACATGCTGCATCAGAAGGAGGTTCTGCGATCCGGTCAGGAAGAAACGCCCGGTGGATTCCCGGTCGGAATCAATCTTTTCCTTGATGTAGGGAAGAAGGTCCGGTGCGTACTGCACCTCGTCAAAGATCACCGGAGGCGGAAACATTTCAAGGAAACCGCGTGGATCTGCTGTCGCGGCAGCCCGGATATCCGGGGGTTCGAGCGAGACGTACCGGCAGCTCTCACCGAACAGTCGACGCAAGGTGGTGGTCTTTCCAGCCTGACGGGGACCGGTAAGCACAACCGCCGGAAACTCGGCGGCGGCCTTTGTCAGTATCGGTTCAATTGACCGGCTGATATAGCTTTGGGATATTGGCCTGTTCATGACGTGCAATATTGCATTTAAAATGAATAATTGCAAGAGAAAATCACACCGCTTCCAGCAGGTATTTCTTAAACTTGTTTGCCGTCCTCCACCAAATAACACTATAAAGCTGGCCTGATTTCAACAATGACGCGGCTTTGAACAGGTTGTTCCTAAACTTGTTCCATTCTTCATAATGTCGGCACTTGACAGTAGATGCCGACGATATGTATCATATACTTATGAAAATAACTCCTCTAAAACTGGTGACATGGCTTGCACGGAAAAATGGACTTCTTCGGCCTCGTGACTTAGCCGAAATAGGTCTGTCGCGCCAATACCTAAGTATTGCGTACAAAAGGGGACTTCTGGAAAAAGTTGGCCGGGGGATGTATTCTCTGCCAAATGCAGTGCAGCATGAATATCGCAGCTTCGCTGAAGTTTGCAAATATGCGCCGTCAGCGGTGGTTTGCCTTCTATCGGCGCTTCAATATCATGACCTCACTACGCAAACTCCCTTCCAGGTGTGGCTGGCGATTGGACACAAAGCGCGTAAACCCAATATCGGCACGGTGCAAATTCGTGTGGTGCGTTACTCTGCTTCCTCACTCGCTCAAGGAATTGAAATCCATAATATAGACGGGGTGGACATCCGGGTTTTCAGTCCTGCCAAGACCGTGGCTGATTGTTTCAAATACCGAAGCAAAATCGGCCTCGATGTGGCAATAGAAGCTCTTCGTGACTGCCTGCGCCAGAAGAAAGCGACAGTCGATGAGCTGGTGTCGTTCGGGCGGGTGTGCCGGGTGGAACGGGTAATGAGACCATACGTGGAGGCGATGCTTTGAGTGAGTCGGTAGCACAGTCAGTACTCGACAGGCTGCTGAATCTTTCAAGAAAGAACCGTGAGGATTACAATCTCGTTCTGACACGTTATGGTATAGAGCGCCTGCTTTATCGCCTGTCACAGACCAAGCATGCCGACCGGTTTGTCTTGAAAGGCGCAATGCTTTTCATGCTCTGGATGAACCAGGATTATCGGCCTACCAGAGACATAGACCTGCTTGGTTTTGGTGAAATTGATCAACGGATGTTGTCTGATATTTTTCGAGAGATTTGCCAGGTCAGTACAGTTGATGATGGGGTTGTATTTCAAGCTGATTCGATAAAAGTGGAAGAAATACGAGAGGGAGAAATCTACCAGGGGCAACGCGTAAAGATTCGCGGAAACATTGGTAATACCAGGCTTGCCATGCAGGTAGATGTGGGGTTTGGAGACGTGATAGTTCCGGAACCGACAGAGCAGATTTTTCCGATCCTTCTGGATTATCCCGCACCGCGAATCCGTATTTACTCAAGGGAATCAGTCATTGCCGAAAAACTGGACGCCATTATTGTACTGGGATTGAGAAACAGCCGGATGAAAGACTATTATGACCTGTGGACGCTTGTCTGCAATTTTGAATTCGGCTCCAAGACATTGATCGAAGCAATCAGAGCGACTCTTGTCAAGCGGGGGCGAAAACTGCCTGAAAGTCTCCCCGCAGGATTGGGGGAACAGTTCGCGGCAGATTCATCAAAAAGGACCCAATGGAAGGCATTTATAGAGCGTGCAATCCCTGGGCGGCCAGTATTGGAGCTGGCTGATGTATTTCATAGATTGCGGGAATTTTTGGAAATACCACTCTGTGCGTTAACTGGTGACAGTTTTGCTGATTGGCATTGGCCTCCGGCAGGTCCATGGAAGAAAACGGACTGATAGCATGAGACTGGACAATGGTAGGATTCGAGAGCTTCGAACTGAACTCGCCAAAGTTGAGGCCAGGAGAGAATGGATTTTAGACGAGATCGCCAAGATTGAATCAACGGGACATATAAGCCCGCCCACTGTTGTTCAAACTGCTCCAATACAACCTTCTTGTAATGTCAACAACCATTCGCCAGCACACGAAAAAATCTCCCTTTTCCGGTCCCTGTTTCGCGGCAGGCAGGATGTCTTCCCACGCCGCTTTGAAAGCATGAAAACCGGCAAGAGTGGGTATCAACCAGTATGCGGAAACGAGTGGCAACCTGGGATTTGCCTCAAACCTCGGATCAAATGCTCCGATTGCGAACACCGCCAGTATCTTCCAGTGACCGATCAGGTTATTGAATGCCATTTGAGAGGATGCAAGCCGGATGAAAAGCCCCAAAAAGATTTCGTTATCGGAGGATATCCGATGCTCCCTGATGAGACGAGTTGGTTTTTAGCGGTTGATTTTGACAAAACCTCTTGGCAGGAAGATGTTTTAGCTTTTCGCCACACCTGTGCGGAGCTTGATATACCGGTTGCAATTGAGCGTTCTCGTTCCGGCAATGGCGCGCATGCATGGTTCTTTTTCGAGGAACCGGTTCCATGTGTTCATGCTCGCCAAATGGGAGCATTTCTTCTGACAGAGACTATGGAGAGAAGCCCGGATATCGGGCTTGATTCTTACGACAGATTTTTTCCCAACCAGGATACGCTTCCTAAGGGAGGTTTGGGCAACTTAATTGCTCTTCCTTTACAAAAAAAATCTCGCGATGCCGGTAACACCGTGTTCCTCGACGAAAACAACAATCCTTATGAAGACCAATGGGCGTTCCTGTCATCCATCGGGAGGATGAGTTTCAATCAAGTCGAAAAGCTGTCTCAAATCGCAACCGAAAAAGAACGCGTAACCGGATTGCGTATGCCGGTGACTGATGAAGAAGATGATGATAAGCCTTGGGTAAACCTGCCTTCTCGCTCAAAAGAGATGAAAGTCACCGGTCCATTGCCCCAAAAGATTGAAATAGTAAAGGCTAACCAGATTTATCTTGAAAAGGCAATGCTTTCTCCATCCTTGCGAAATGCATTGATCCGCACCGCCGCATTCCAGAATCCTGAATTTTACCAGAAACAAAAATCGCGGATGCCTGTATGGAACATTCCTCGTATCATATCCTGCGCAGAAAACTTTCCTCATCATATCGCTTTACCACGAGGATGCCTTCCCGACCTGGTCGAATTGTTCAAAGACCTGGCAATCGAGCTGGATATCCGTGATGAACGGGTATCTGGTGAGCCGCTTGAAGTGGAATTCACCGGGCATCTTCTCCCTGAACAGCAGAAAGCAGCTCAAGCCCTACTTGCGCAGGATACTGGTGTTCTCGCTGCAGCCACCGCTTTTGGGAAAACTGTCGTAGCAATATATCTTATTGCCAAGCGTGCGGTCAATACCTTGATTCTGGTACATCGTCGACAGCTTCTCCAGCAGTGGCAAACGAGGTTGACAGAATATCTCGACTTAGACAAAAAAGATATCGGTATCATTGGCGGTGGTAAGAGAAAACAGACCGGAAAGGTTGATATAGCAATCATTCAAAGCCTGAATCGCAAGGGGGAAGTGGATAATCTCGTTGCGGAATACGGACATCTTGTGATTGACGAATGCCATCACATTTCAGCTCCGAGTTTTGAGGCAATCTCCCGCGAATTCAAGGGGAGGTATGTCACTGGACTTTCGGCCACAGTCACCCGTAAAGACGGCCACCATCCGATAATTTTTATGAACTGCGGATCGGTGCGCTTCAAGGTCAGCTCAAAGGATCTAGCGAAAGAACGACCATTCAGATATTCTCTGATTGTACGAAATACATACTCGCGGCTACCGGTTGAATGTGCAAATGAAACGGCACTTACCATAGCCGAGATTTACTCTTTTCTGATGCACGATGAGCAGCGTAATAAAATGATTATCAACGATGTGCTAACAAACCTTGAAGAGGGCCGATTCCCGGTTCTGTTGACCGAGCGGCGGGAGCATGTGGAGTACTTCCGAAAGGAACTTAACGATAAAGTTAAGCACCTGATAACCTTCAAAGGCGGAATGGGAAGGAAACAGCTCAAGGCTGCATTGGAAAAACTGAATACTCTTCCTGACAATGTTCCGCGTTTAATTCTGGCAACCGGCCGATTCTTGGGTGAGGGATTCGATGACGCCAGGTTGGACACTCTTTTCCTTGCTCTGCCAGTATCTTGGAAAGGAATACTGGTTCAGTATTCAGGTCGGTTGCACCGATTCCATGAAAGCAAGAAGAAAGCAATCATTTACGACTATGCTGATCTGGAAATTCCAATGCTTGCCAGAATGTTCGAGAAACGAGTGAAGGGCTATAAGAGCATAGGATATGAAATTGATTTTTGATCTGATAGTATTTGAACCACCAGTTTTGGAAATCACAATGCTTCCAGCAGGTATTTCTTAAACTTGTTTGCCGTCCTCCGCCATTAGTTAAAAGCACCCAATTCCATCGAATTGGGTGCTTTTTGTTTTGGTGAGGTGCAATAATAATTCACATCATAGCCGCAAGAAGAAAGGCCTATCCAAAAGAAGCTGAGAATTATACGAGTTCCATCCAGACTTAGCTGATATCAAAAATGGCCCTAAGCCTGGCATGCAAGAGCACCGGATCGAACGGTTTGAATACGTGGTCGGCGGCTCCCATCTTGATACACCGTCTAATGCTTTCCATGTCTTCGTTACCGGAGACAATCACTACTGGGATGTTTCGTATAAGGCTGTCGCTCTTTATCTGCTCCAGCACCTCAAATCCATCCATATCCGGCATGAACAGGTCAAGGAGCACCAGATCGATGGCTTGTCCCCGTAATAACTCCAAGGCTTTTTTGCCGCTGTCCGCTTCCCATACGGTATAACCGGACTCTTTCAGATTTGTGCTCAAAATCGTTCGCGGCAGTCTTTGATCGTCCACGACCAGGATCGATTTGGGATCGTTCATCTCCAGTTCCCTCTACATTTGAGCGAGTGCCTGCTGCGCCTTTTCGAATTCCTGCCTGGCACGCTCGATTAACTTCTCGACGCCTTCCAGTTTGCCATCGCGGGCAAGGGATTCTATTTCCCGGGCAACGGCCGAGAGATTCATGGCGCCGAAAGTAGCGCCGGCGGATTTGAGCGTATGTGCGGCCAGACGAAGTGCTTTGACATCGCCTTGCTGTTGAGCCTGACAGGCATCCGACAAAAGCTTCGCGCCATCCTCCATGAATCCCTGTAGCAGCTCGGGGAAAATTTTTTCCGCCTGGTTTCCGAGACTTTCCTTGAGCCTTTCCAAGGCATTGATATCGATGTTCCCGGAGGGCTCCGTCACGGCTTCGCTCCCAGGGGAATCACCTGCGGGCCCGCCTTCATCAGGTTCCGTCCCGGCGCCGGGCGGGACCTCCGTAATCTCTCCATTTAGTACGGCCTTGCTCCGGCAGAGGGCGGCAACCAGGCTCTTGACATGCACGGGCTTGCTCACGTAATCATCCATGCCCGCGGCAAGGCATTCTTTGCGGTCCTTGTCCAAAGCGTCTGCGGTCATGGCGACAATTCGAGGCTGCCGGTCGGGGGGAAAATGCTGACGGATTTGCCGGGTGGCCTCGAGGCCGTCCATTTCCGGCATCTGCACATCCATCAGCACCAGATCGTATAATTGACGTTTGAGGGCTTCCACAGCCTCCAGACCGTTGGAGGCCACATCCGCCTTATAACCGAGGCGGTCCAGCATCGCCAGGGCGAGCTTCTGGTTACTTTTATTGTCCTCGGTCAGGAGGATGCGCAAGGGATGGCGTGTTCCCATCTGGGGGTCGTACTGGGAAGCACGCTCCTCCGTATTGGATGAGACGAAAATCGTACCCTCGGGGCAGAAGGCTCTCTGGAATGTTTCGTATAGCCGGGAAGCTTTGACAGGTTTGAGAAGCACTTCGCGGAAACGCTTCCTGTCCTCGGGAGATATGGCCTCCGAGGAAGAGGTGAGCATGACCAGAGGGACAGAGCCGCCGCAGGCCAGGTCCCTGATTTTCTCACTCACCTCCACTCCGTCCATTTCCGGCATCTGCATGTCCAGCACTATGATATCAAATTGGTCCCGGCCCTGGATCAGCTCCAGCGCTTCCCTGCCCGAGGAAACCGCGACCGGCGACATACCCCAGGATGCGGCTTGAAGGAAAAGAATTTCCCGGTTTGCGGGATTGTCATCCACGATAAGTACCTTTTTCCCGCACAAGACAGGCTGGTCGGCCTCGAGGTAAACAGGCCTGGTGCAGGCAGCGGACATGGCACGGATGGTAAAGTGGAAGTTAGAGCCTTGTCCGTCCTCGCTTTCCACCCATATCCGCCCGCCCATCATCTCCACCAGGCGCATGCTTATCGCCAGGCCCAGGCCGGTGCCGCCGTACTTGCGGGTCGTCGAGGAATCCGCCTGGCTGAAAGCCTGAAAGAGGCGATTCAACCTGTCCGCCGGTATTCCTATGCCCGTGTCCCGGACCGAGAACT
This genomic interval carries:
- a CDS encoding DEAD/DEAH box helicase, with the translated sequence MRLDNGRIRELRTELAKVEARREWILDEIAKIESTGHISPPTVVQTAPIQPSCNVNNHSPAHEKISLFRSLFRGRQDVFPRRFESMKTGKSGYQPVCGNEWQPGICLKPRIKCSDCEHRQYLPVTDQVIECHLRGCKPDEKPQKDFVIGGYPMLPDETSWFLAVDFDKTSWQEDVLAFRHTCAELDIPVAIERSRSGNGAHAWFFFEEPVPCVHARQMGAFLLTETMERSPDIGLDSYDRFFPNQDTLPKGGLGNLIALPLQKKSRDAGNTVFLDENNNPYEDQWAFLSSIGRMSFNQVEKLSQIATEKERVTGLRMPVTDEEDDDKPWVNLPSRSKEMKVTGPLPQKIEIVKANQIYLEKAMLSPSLRNALIRTAAFQNPEFYQKQKSRMPVWNIPRIISCAENFPHHIALPRGCLPDLVELFKDLAIELDIRDERVSGEPLEVEFTGHLLPEQQKAAQALLAQDTGVLAAATAFGKTVVAIYLIAKRAVNTLILVHRRQLLQQWQTRLTEYLDLDKKDIGIIGGGKRKQTGKVDIAIIQSLNRKGEVDNLVAEYGHLVIDECHHISAPSFEAISREFKGRYVTGLSATVTRKDGHHPIIFMNCGSVRFKVSSKDLAKERPFRYSLIVRNTYSRLPVECANETALTIAEIYSFLMHDEQRNKMIINDVLTNLEEGRFPVLLTERREHVEYFRKELNDKVKHLITFKGGMGRKQLKAALEKLNTLPDNVPRLILATGRFLGEGFDDARLDTLFLALPVSWKGILVQYSGRLHRFHESKKKAIIYDYADLEIPMLARMFEKRVKGYKSIGYEIDF
- a CDS encoding response regulator, translated to MNDPKSILVVDDQRLPRTILSTNLKESGYTVWEADSGKKALELLRGQAIDLVLLDLFMPDMDGFEVLEQIKSDSLIRNIPVVIVSGNEDMESIRRCIKMGAADHVFKPFDPVLLHARLRAIFDIS
- a CDS encoding ATP-binding protein → MNRPISQSYISRSIEPILTKAAAEFPAVVLTGPRQAGKTTTLRRLFGESCRYVSLEPPDIRAAATADPRGFLEMFPPPVIFDEVQYAPDLLPYIKEKIDSDRESTGRFFLTGSQNLLLMQHVTESLAGRAAILRLLPLSRSEAESRPLASLPWETGLDSASASQTSPKILWESFLRGGYPELSAHPERDISLWHASYVQTYLERDVRSLRQVGDLSQFQHFLRALAARNAQLLSLTDLARDLGLSINTVKAWLSVLEATYQVIVLWPYYVNVGKRLVKTPKVYFTDLGTLCYLCGLKDPEHASSGPMGGSIMETAVLMEVFKTLIHRGIEPQVYFWRTSTGTEVDIIVESSGRLVPIEIKLSATPRPAMAASIRAFQQDLGEKAAPGYVVHPGDITLPLGSGVTALPFACL
- a CDS encoding type IV toxin-antitoxin system AbiEi family antitoxin domain-containing protein encodes the protein MYHILMKITPLKLVTWLARKNGLLRPRDLAEIGLSRQYLSIAYKRGLLEKVGRGMYSLPNAVQHEYRSFAEVCKYAPSAVVCLLSALQYHDLTTQTPFQVWLAIGHKARKPNIGTVQIRVVRYSASSLAQGIEIHNIDGVDIRVFSPAKTVADCFKYRSKIGLDVAIEALRDCLRQKKATVDELVSFGRVCRVERVMRPYVEAML
- a CDS encoding nucleotidyl transferase AbiEii/AbiGii toxin family protein, with the protein product MSESVAQSVLDRLLNLSRKNREDYNLVLTRYGIERLLYRLSQTKHADRFVLKGAMLFMLWMNQDYRPTRDIDLLGFGEIDQRMLSDIFREICQVSTVDDGVVFQADSIKVEEIREGEIYQGQRVKIRGNIGNTRLAMQVDVGFGDVIVPEPTEQIFPILLDYPAPRIRIYSRESVIAEKLDAIIVLGLRNSRMKDYYDLWTLVCNFEFGSKTLIEAIRATLVKRGRKLPESLPAGLGEQFAADSSKRTQWKAFIERAIPGRPVLELADVFHRLREFLEIPLCALTGDSFADWHWPPAGPWKKTD